A window of Streptomyces sp. NBC_00691 genomic DNA:
TGATTGCGGCGGCGGTGGAGCGAGGATTCTTCACCTGCGCGGGCCACCCGGCCGCGCCGTCGTGGAAGGCTTCTCCGGGCTTGGCCGGCTTGCCGGCGCCCCCTTCGTCGTAACACTCCTCCGCGCCGTCGTCGCCGTTGGCTGCGTCTTCCTGGTCGCCCTGGTCGCCCTCTTCGCCCTGGTCGCCCTCTTCGCCCTGGTCGGCGCCCCCCTTGCCCGGCCGGTCCAAGTCGATGTCCGCAAGTCGTGCGATCTCGCGGGCCGCATCCTCTTGCCCTGCGTACAGGTCCGGGTGCGCACTGACTTGGACCTTTTGGGCCGCGGCGCCCATGTCCATGGACTCCCAACCCTTGACGTCCGTCAGTCCGCGCGGGCTCCCGTCTTTGTCCCCCATGAAGAACATGGTTGCTGAGTATTTCGGATTCATGATCTGCTCTTTGGTCCCCCACCCTTGGGACGGGCGCTGTTGGAAGAGTCCAATTGAATCCGCGTGCCCGTAGTCAAGGTTCAGAAGGGTTGATTCCTGAAGGGCCGTCATAAGCCCTATCAGGGTGGCCCGTCCGGAGAGACCTTCCTTTTCTGCCACTCCGTCAATAATCTCGGCGTTGGCTATCTGCTTTTTTCTCATGCCCGCGCCGGGAGCTTCTGCGGACCCTCCCCCCGTGTCGCCTCCGGGAACCTCCGCCCCGGGTTGTCCACGCTTTCCGCAAGAGTCTGCGAAGGCTTTTCCGCCCACTCCGGCGCCGAAGACTCCGACGACAAGTAGGAAGATCAGGAAGGCGACAGCGCCGACAGCGGCCACCTTCAGTTTGAACGGGGCGCTTGCCGCGGAGGCGGCGGCGCCGAGCGCATCGCGTCCGTTCACCCCCTAGACCCCCAGGATTCGGGACACGTGCCACCCGTCGCCCGTG
This region includes:
- a CDS encoding NlpC/P60 family protein gives rise to the protein MNGRDALGAAASAASAPFKLKVAAVGAVAFLIFLLVVGVFGAGVGGKAFADSCGKRGQPGAEVPGGDTGGGSAEAPGAGMRKKQIANAEIIDGVAEKEGLSGRATLIGLMTALQESTLLNLDYGHADSIGLFQQRPSQGWGTKEQIMNPKYSATMFFMGDKDGSPRGLTDVKGWESMDMGAAAQKVQVSAHPDLYAGQEDAAREIARLADIDLDRPGKGGADQGEEGDQGEEGDQGDQEDAANGDDGAEECYDEGGAGKPAKPGEAFHDGAAGWPAQVKNPRSTAAAIKWAENETSGGKDWYRACLAFVARAYGWSYSGVNYAIDHYKEMPANMKHDKDREPPPGALMYWDTGQRAGHVAIYLGNGKIASNDIE